TTCGGTGTCCTCGTCGATGAATTTGTCGATGCCCTTCAGCAGCGCGTACTCGAGGCGTTTTTCCACGGACGCCTCGCGCCAGCTGAGGTCTTCCTCCAGCTTCTTTCCACCCTGGCCCTTGAAGCGCTCAGCGAATTCGAGCATGCGCTCGGTGGCATCAGGCCGACGATTCAGTAGCACGTCTTCCACGTGCTCCAGCATCTCCTTCGGAATCTCGTCGTAGACCTCCAGCATGCCGGCATTCACGATGCCCATATCCATGCCCGCCTTCGTGGCGTGATACAGGAAGGCGGAGTGCATGGCCTCGCGCACCACGTTATTGCCGCGGAAAGAGAAGGAAATGTTCGAGACACCGCCCGAGACTTTGGCGTGGGGCAGGTGAGTCTTGATCCAGCGGGTCGCGTTGATGAAATCGAGAGCATAGTTGTTGTGTTCCTCGATTCCCGTTGCGACGGTCAGGATGTTCGGGTCGAAAATGATGTCCTCCGGCGGGAAGTCCACCTTGTCCACCAGCACCCGGTACGCGCGCTCGCATATGCGGATCTTCTCATCGTAAGTCGCCGCTTGTCCGTTTTCATCGAAGGCCATCACGACGGTCGCCGCGCCGAAGCGACGGATGTGCCTCGCCTGTTGGATGAACTTCTCCTCGCCTTCCTTCAGGGAGATCGAATTCACGATGCCCTTGCCCTGCAGGTATTTAAGTCCTTCCTCGATGATCTCCCATTTCGAGGAGTCCACCATGATTGGGACCTTCGAGATTTCAGGCTCGCTCTGCACCAGTTGGAGGAAGCGCGCCATCATCGCCTTGCCGTCGATCAGGCCGTCATCGAAGCAGATATCGATCACGTTGGCACCGCTCTCCACCTGCTGGCGGGCGATCTCGAGCGCTTCATCGAGCTTTCCTTCACGCACCAGCTTCGCGAACTTCGGCGAGCCGGCGACGTTCGTGCGCTCGCCAATCATCAGGAAGTTCTTGTCGGGCGTATGATTGTACGCTTCGGAACCGGAAAGCCTGAGAACTCGGGGAATGGTGGACATGGGAAGGAAAGGGGAGATTCAGTTTTCCAGAACGGGCACTTCGCGCGGGGCGACGCCTTTCACGCCTTCGGCGATGGCAGCAACGTGCTCGGGAGTATTGCCGCAGCATCCGCCTGCGAGATTGAGCAGGCCATCCAAGGCAAACTCCTTCATGTAGGCATTCATGTGCGGCGGCTCCAAGTCGAAGCCGGTTGGAGCCAAGGGATTTGGCAAGCCGGCGTTCGGATAGCAGGAAATGTGGGTCGCAGAGACCTTCGCCAGTTCTTCAAGATGCGGCTTCATCAGGTCCGGGCCCAGCGAGCAATTCAAGCCAACCGCCAGCGGGTTCACGTGGGCGACGGCGTTCCACATAGCCTCCACTTTTTGCGCGGAGATCATCGTTTCGCCACCACGGCCCACGGCCGCGCTGACAATGATCGGCAGCTTCAGGCCATCGGCATCGAAGACTTCCTGGATCGCGACCAAGGCTGCCTTGGCATTGAGTGCATCGAAGATCGTTTCCACCATCAGGATATCGCAGCCGCCCTCGATGAGCGCTCGCACCTGGCGGACGTAGTCTTCCTTGACCTGATCAAAGGTCACGGTGCGGAAGCCCGCATCATTCGCATCTGGCGAGGTGCTGAGAGAAACCGTAAGCGGTCCGATGGCACCGGCCACATAGCGTCTGATGCCGGTGTCGCTGCCGATGTTGTCCGCCCACTTCCGGCAGAGGCGGGAGGACTCCACGTTCAGTTCCCAAGCAAGATCACGGAGCATCGGGTTCTCGATGATCTTCTGGAAGAACTCCGGATCCTTGATCCCACCGTGCTCCCGCGGGTCATCGATGAAGAATTCGCTCTGGGCGATCGAGGTCGCGGAGAAGGTATTCGTTTCGCAAATGTCCGAGCCCGCTTCGTAGAAGCGCTTGTGGATGTCTCCGATCACATCCGGCCGCGTGATGGAGAGGATATCGCC
This portion of the Luteolibacter luteus genome encodes:
- a CDS encoding homocysteine S-methyltransferase family protein, with amino-acid sequence MPRPDPTAELQQALRHRILVLDGAMGTTIRTYGLNETDARGPRFADSKKDLLNNGDILSITRPDVIGDIHKRFYEAGSDICETNTFSATSIAQSEFFIDDPREHGGIKDPEFFQKIIENPMLRDLAWELNVESSRLCRKWADNIGSDTGIRRYVAGAIGPLTVSLSTSPDANDAGFRTVTFDQVKEDYVRQVRALIEGGCDILMVETIFDALNAKAALVAIQEVFDADGLKLPIIVSAAVGRGGETMISAQKVEAMWNAVAHVNPLAVGLNCSLGPDLMKPHLEELAKVSATHISCYPNAGLPNPLAPTGFDLEPPHMNAYMKEFALDGLLNLAGGCCGNTPEHVAAIAEGVKGVAPREVPVLEN